In the genome of Croceimicrobium hydrocarbonivorans, one region contains:
- a CDS encoding HD domain-containing protein → MTNSELIKACEKEILALSADAEKGHDWFHINRVRNNALKIQALEGGDRDSLELAALLHDIDDAKFNGGDEEAGAEKAFALLQRLGASEPMSRQIADWIADCSYKGGNQKESDQLEVLILRDADRLDAIGAIGIARCFHYGGFKNQAIYDPEIKVRDQMSTQEYRQGKSSSINHFYEKLLKLKDGMHTATGKAMAEERHQFMLNYLEQFYQEWS, encoded by the coding sequence ATGACTAATTCCGAGCTAATTAAGGCTTGTGAAAAGGAAATCCTTGCGCTTAGCGCTGATGCCGAAAAGGGTCATGATTGGTTTCATATCAATAGGGTGCGTAATAATGCCTTGAAAATACAGGCATTGGAAGGCGGCGATCGAGACAGCCTGGAACTCGCTGCCCTCTTACATGATATTGATGATGCGAAGTTTAATGGTGGTGATGAGGAGGCTGGGGCCGAAAAAGCCTTTGCCCTGCTTCAGAGATTAGGAGCATCAGAACCGATGAGTCGCCAGATTGCCGATTGGATTGCCGATTGCTCTTATAAAGGCGGGAATCAAAAAGAAAGCGATCAATTGGAAGTTCTGATTTTAAGGGATGCCGATCGGCTGGATGCCATTGGGGCCATAGGCATTGCCCGCTGTTTTCATTATGGTGGCTTTAAAAATCAGGCGATTTATGATCCGGAAATAAAGGTTCGAGATCAAATGAGCACCCAAGAATACCGCCAGGGTAAGAGTAGCAGTATTAATCATTTTTACGAGAAGTTGCTCAAATTGAAGGACGGCATGCATACTGCTACCGGGAAGGCAATGGCCGAAGAGCGCCATCAGTTTATGCTAAACTACTTGGAGCAGTTTTATCAGGAATGGTCCTAA
- a CDS encoding RidA family protein yields MSKAPKPVGSYPLARKAGGLLFLSGVGPRIAGSDQHDSGVPGLSLDHNGNFKEFDFAAQVHSVFANVKAILEENGSSWEKLVDIQVFLVDMKRDFHTFNRIYAEYFADVDPKPCRTTIAINALPTPIAIELKCVAEPND; encoded by the coding sequence ATGAGCAAAGCACCCAAGCCGGTTGGTTCTTATCCTTTAGCCCGTAAAGCAGGCGGACTCCTATTTTTAAGTGGGGTGGGGCCCCGAATTGCCGGTAGCGATCAGCACGACTCCGGGGTACCGGGTTTAAGCCTCGACCACAATGGTAATTTCAAGGAATTTGATTTTGCTGCTCAGGTGCACAGTGTTTTTGCCAATGTTAAAGCCATCCTCGAAGAAAATGGCAGTTCCTGGGAAAAGCTGGTCGACATTCAGGTATTCCTGGTTGATATGAAAAGGGACTTCCACACTTTCAACCGTATTTACGCCGAGTATTTTGCCGATGTAGATCCCAAACCTTGTCGCACAACCATCGCCATTAATGCCCTGCCCACCCCAATTGCCATTGAATTAAAATGCGTGGCGGAGCCCAATGACTAA
- a CDS encoding glycosyltransferase family 2 protein: protein MWYNRSRPKPVIAPSPRQRFVIRAMIIVGIAAMVLFFTEITRKEYIGYPYFYYPLLFSLGYMGLRILYEWYHYWDMSIPETPALKQDFSVDIFTTFVPGEPYDMLIHTLEAIQAISYPHTTYLCDEGNDPYLKEQCERLGIVHVYRGTVKTNAKAGNINHAIYTHAKGDICLILDPDHVPAPDFLDWVLPHFQNPEVGFVQVVQAYDNIYENLIAKASAQQTFQFYGPIMMSMNSYGTAQAIGANCTFRRKALDSIGGHAPGLAEDMHTSMKLHAAGWKSVYVPRVLSRGLVPNTLSAYYKQQLKWSRGVFELLVTTYPRIFSKLSWRQRFHYGLLPWHYFMGFLFLINFMIPILSLFSSYIPMQVGLAYFLTFAAPLLVFIILIRHYVQKWVMEEDERGFHVQGGLISIGTWWIHALGFVYTLLRRKVPYNPTPKDGQEENTLRLNIPNLAMAGLSIAAIIYGLWRDFNPYNLIMAGFAGLNILFIGFVFFASMQNRWRAYKKEVPWLERLFVRIWYLKDWFWKVRHGSYQFVRSVAFPIVILLAGFLWYISLQRDITNMETTKEDPKLAQHFVADQNAESPYRVQYRSFPFLSPAIPIEGFLLRCNGNQKYPYIHWQIQNDSISLKAFHKLLLDGHFDSQLGIWSEAIKVFKHPIYLAPFPEYGASSSLQIQKKHKELWEYLNHFFNLEGINNLMLVYNSPSPELIEASFPGFKYLKFIEIDAGVMLQSENPLDSLQSYLVRASFQNDVPWVLRFKETVSESNRDLLDSISSLYPNFSGILCTDAKDPIADGLSRPFRFFRQNQVPEPQMVERENKITPLKSAFYSQTKMACNYYKGLDWKHTKHPLFRRVIESDFKEMKSLGISHINRYGPSFYDANIFKEAEKEGLEISYCFYIGDIKSFSPENEELQAVEKSILDLVRDNRDEKSIVAWHLGGAAFSQLSQFYQAPQLLYEEDHLIRWLDKMSKEIKALDSTRPLSAELNFSVNLIEEARSIFTGARYLDGIGVNIEEGQTNLAELQKRMAQCQSPLFIQSVGPDLGVPLAQMGFRVSFNAWQDDIFSSHVALQGLKNLDGYKKRGYAKLEAAQIDSATNPLSRAEEFKVIPLARAAFSGQNQSYLCLLKENGKWRALDEEKVQVDWYLLKLDNFNEPALIKRLREKGPYISIQLPEASHRYQLVAYLIKDGYTLGTRSSLSTPLYFGTELHKPTREELEYQRKKSL, encoded by the coding sequence ATGTGGTACAATAGAAGTCGCCCCAAGCCTGTTATTGCGCCTAGTCCGCGCCAGCGTTTCGTAATTCGGGCGATGATCATAGTGGGTATTGCAGCTATGGTACTTTTCTTCACCGAAATTACCAGGAAGGAGTACATCGGCTACCCTTACTTTTACTATCCCTTACTCTTTTCTTTGGGATATATGGGCCTGCGTATTTTATACGAATGGTACCATTACTGGGATATGTCAATACCGGAAACCCCAGCGCTAAAGCAAGATTTTTCGGTAGACATCTTTACCACCTTCGTTCCGGGAGAGCCCTATGATATGCTCATCCACACGCTGGAAGCGATTCAAGCGATTAGTTATCCCCATACCACCTATCTCTGCGACGAAGGAAACGACCCTTACCTTAAAGAGCAATGCGAACGCCTTGGGATTGTGCATGTATATCGTGGCACAGTAAAAACCAATGCCAAAGCCGGAAATATCAATCATGCGATATACACCCATGCAAAGGGAGATATCTGCTTGATTTTGGATCCGGACCATGTTCCGGCTCCTGACTTTCTGGATTGGGTTTTACCACACTTCCAAAATCCCGAAGTGGGCTTTGTTCAAGTAGTACAGGCCTACGACAATATTTACGAGAACCTCATCGCCAAAGCCTCGGCCCAGCAAACTTTTCAATTTTACGGGCCCATTATGATGAGCATGAACAGTTATGGCACTGCTCAAGCGATTGGCGCTAACTGTACCTTCCGCCGCAAGGCTTTGGATAGCATTGGCGGACATGCTCCGGGCCTCGCCGAAGACATGCACACCTCCATGAAGCTGCATGCCGCGGGATGGAAATCGGTTTATGTACCGCGAGTTTTAAGCCGAGGCCTGGTACCCAATACCTTATCTGCCTATTACAAGCAACAGCTTAAATGGTCGCGCGGGGTTTTTGAATTATTGGTCACCACCTATCCCCGTATTTTCAGCAAACTAAGCTGGCGACAAAGGTTTCATTATGGCCTGCTGCCCTGGCATTATTTCATGGGATTCCTCTTCCTGATCAATTTCATGATCCCCATTTTATCGCTGTTTAGCTCTTACATTCCCATGCAAGTGGGCTTGGCCTACTTCCTCACTTTTGCAGCGCCGCTCTTGGTATTCATTATCCTCATTCGACATTATGTCCAAAAATGGGTTATGGAAGAAGACGAAAGGGGTTTCCACGTACAGGGAGGACTGATATCGATTGGTACCTGGTGGATTCATGCCTTGGGTTTTGTATATACCCTGCTTCGCCGCAAGGTGCCCTATAATCCTACTCCCAAAGATGGACAAGAGGAAAATACCCTGCGCTTAAATATCCCCAATTTGGCCATGGCCGGCCTAAGCATTGCGGCAATTATCTATGGCCTTTGGCGCGACTTCAATCCCTATAACCTAATTATGGCGGGATTTGCGGGTCTTAATATCCTGTTTATTGGTTTCGTATTCTTTGCCAGCATGCAAAATCGCTGGCGAGCCTATAAAAAGGAAGTGCCCTGGCTCGAGCGATTGTTTGTTCGCATTTGGTACCTTAAAGATTGGTTTTGGAAGGTGCGCCACGGCTCCTATCAATTTGTACGATCAGTAGCTTTTCCAATAGTTATTCTCTTGGCTGGTTTCCTTTGGTATATAAGCTTACAGCGCGATATCACCAATATGGAAACCACCAAGGAAGACCCCAAATTGGCGCAACATTTTGTGGCCGATCAAAATGCAGAATCACCCTATCGGGTTCAATATCGCTCCTTTCCCTTTTTAAGTCCGGCTATCCCAATCGAAGGATTTTTACTGCGTTGCAATGGCAATCAGAAATACCCCTATATCCATTGGCAAATCCAGAATGACAGCATCAGCTTAAAAGCTTTCCATAAACTTCTCCTGGATGGACATTTCGATAGCCAACTTGGTATTTGGTCCGAGGCCATTAAAGTCTTTAAACATCCCATTTATTTAGCTCCTTTTCCAGAATACGGAGCCAGTTCCAGTCTACAAATCCAAAAGAAACATAAAGAACTCTGGGAATACTTAAATCACTTCTTTAATCTGGAAGGGATCAATAACCTCATGTTGGTTTATAACAGCCCCAGCCCTGAACTAATTGAAGCCTCCTTCCCCGGTTTTAAATATTTGAAGTTTATTGAAATTGATGCCGGGGTGATGCTCCAAAGTGAAAATCCTTTAGACAGCCTCCAATCCTATTTAGTGCGGGCCAGTTTTCAAAATGATGTGCCTTGGGTACTACGTTTTAAAGAAACGGTAAGTGAATCTAATCGGGATCTCCTGGACAGTATAAGCAGTCTCTATCCGAACTTTAGCGGTATCCTTTGCACAGATGCTAAAGACCCTATTGCTGATGGTTTAAGCAGGCCCTTCCGATTTTTCCGACAAAACCAGGTACCCGAACCCCAAATGGTGGAGCGAGAAAATAAAATCACCCCTCTTAAATCCGCATTCTACTCGCAAACAAAAATGGCCTGCAATTATTACAAAGGCTTGGATTGGAAACACACCAAGCATCCTCTATTCCGCAGGGTTATTGAATCGGATTTTAAGGAAATGAAAAGCCTCGGCATAAGCCATATCAATCGCTACGGACCGAGCTTTTACGATGCTAACATATTTAAGGAAGCGGAAAAAGAAGGACTGGAAATCAGCTATTGTTTCTACATCGGCGATATCAAAAGCTTCAGTCCGGAGAATGAAGAATTGCAAGCGGTCGAAAAAAGCATTTTGGACTTAGTTCGCGATAATCGTGATGAAAAGAGTATTGTGGCCTGGCATTTAGGCGGAGCAGCCTTTAGCCAATTATCCCAGTTCTACCAAGCACCACAGCTCTTGTACGAAGAAGATCATCTTATCCGCTGGTTAGATAAAATGAGTAAGGAAATAAAAGCGCTGGATTCTACCCGACCGCTTTCTGCCGAATTAAACTTTAGCGTAAACCTTATAGAAGAAGCCCGAAGCATCTTTACTGGAGCTAGATATTTGGATGGCATTGGGGTAAATATTGAAGAAGGACAAACCAATTTGGCCGAATTGCAAAAAAGGATGGCGCAATGTCAAAGTCCGCTTTTTATCCAATCGGTTGGCCCGGATTTAGGTGTTCCCCTGGCACAAATGGGTTTTAGGGTTAGCTTTAATGCCTGGCAAGATGATATCTTCTCCAGCCATGTTGCTTTACAAGGCCTTAAGAATTTGGATGGATACAAAAAGCGAGGCTATGCTAAGTTGGAAGCCGCTCAGATAGACTCGGCTACTAATCCACTAAGCAGGGCCGAAGAGTTTAAGGTGATTCCTTTGGCAAGAGCGGCCTTTAGCGGGCAAAATCAATCCTATCTCTGCTTGCTCAAAGAAAATGGAAAGTGGCGGGCCTTGGATGAAGAGAAGGTCCAAGTAGATTGGTACCTCCTCAAGCTCGATAATTTTAATGAGCCAGCTTTAATCAAGCGACTGCGGGAAAAAGGGCCCTATATATCCATTCAGCTGCCGGAGGCCAGCCATCGCTATCAATTAGTGGCCTATTTGATTAAAGATGGCTACACCCTGGGTACGCGCAGCAGCCTGAGCACTCCTCTCTATTTTGGTACTGAGCTACATAAACCTACTCGTGAAGAACTCGAGTATCAGCGAAAGAAAAGCCTCTGA
- a CDS encoding glycoside hydrolase 5 family protein, with protein sequence MLRLILILFLCGLLASCQYQRPEDARVQIQEIEGQARFTIDGQVHEIKGLAGHTHLQEAHSIGANTIRTYDTTGLQSILDSAHHFGLKVVAGIWLPKSHVPWLYKNEEQRVKLSKELAVLGRKYRDHPALLSWCLGNELIFYDLMDFDFSSTYNRLLDSLRSGDPEHPVGTAFANYGHKAILNFALKIRSLDYLIINTFGRLPKLSEDMNDLDFLWSKPFLIGEFGENGPWETEWTKWGAPLEPSSSQKAEITGRRFKELPREHPNFLGALFFNWGWRHEQTDTWFNVFSKDGERSALYYALAKQYGDSPVPEIPKIKNLKIDHGTNANDFWFESNQWHEAQLEIPESLNQDSLEIRWSIRTEDWFFLKADSPPPLPDLIEYASDRQKIRFKTPGKAGPFRLYVSIHDRSGHFAAANLPFYVVQ encoded by the coding sequence ATGCTTCGCCTTATACTAATACTATTTCTTTGCGGACTCTTAGCTTCCTGTCAATACCAGAGGCCTGAAGATGCCAGGGTTCAGATTCAAGAAATCGAAGGACAGGCACGCTTTACCATTGATGGGCAGGTACATGAAATTAAAGGCCTAGCTGGTCATACTCATTTGCAGGAGGCCCATAGTATAGGTGCCAACACCATCCGCACCTACGATACCACCGGATTGCAATCCATTTTAGATAGCGCTCATCATTTTGGACTTAAAGTAGTTGCCGGCATTTGGCTTCCTAAGAGTCATGTTCCTTGGCTTTATAAAAACGAAGAGCAAAGAGTTAAGCTGAGTAAGGAACTAGCAGTTTTAGGCAGGAAGTATCGCGATCATCCGGCGCTTCTAAGCTGGTGCCTGGGCAATGAGCTGATCTTTTACGATCTGATGGATTTTGATTTCTCCAGCACTTATAATCGCCTTTTAGATTCACTTCGCAGCGGAGATCCGGAACATCCTGTGGGAACGGCTTTTGCCAATTATGGCCATAAGGCTATTCTCAATTTTGCCCTGAAAATTCGTAGCCTGGATTATCTCATCATCAACACCTTCGGGCGCTTACCCAAATTAAGTGAGGATATGAATGACCTGGACTTTCTCTGGTCGAAACCTTTCTTAATTGGGGAATTTGGTGAAAATGGGCCCTGGGAAACAGAATGGACAAAATGGGGTGCCCCTTTGGAACCCAGCAGCAGTCAAAAAGCGGAAATTACCGGAAGGCGATTTAAGGAGCTCCCGCGCGAGCATCCTAATTTTTTAGGAGCACTCTTTTTCAATTGGGGCTGGCGCCACGAACAAACCGACACCTGGTTTAATGTCTTCTCTAAAGATGGAGAACGCAGCGCTCTTTATTACGCCCTGGCAAAGCAATATGGCGATAGCCCGGTGCCAGAAATTCCAAAAATCAAAAACCTTAAAATTGACCATGGCACTAATGCCAATGACTTTTGGTTTGAAAGCAATCAATGGCATGAAGCCCAATTGGAAATCCCCGAAAGTCTAAACCAAGACAGTTTAGAAATTCGTTGGTCTATACGCACCGAGGATTGGTTTTTCTTAAAAGCTGATAGCCCGCCGCCTCTGCCTGATCTGATTGAGTACGCCAGTGATCGTCAGAAAATTCGCTTTAAAACTCCTGGCAAAGCTGGTCCTTTTAGGCTCTATGTAAGTATTCACGATCGCTCCGGGCATTTTGCTGCGGCTAACCTTCCTTTCTATGTGGTACAATAG
- a CDS encoding cation:proton antiporter, translating to MEGMAELASILILSVFAQWMAWKIKIPAILPLIVIGLALGPGSTYFTANGEKILDGDHIFSGDLLFAFVSISVGVILFEGGLTLKLREIRHQAGVVRNLLFFGPIITLVGGGFAAHYLMGMDYTLSFLFGALIIVSGPTVVTPILRNVRPNIRINNVLKWEGILIDPLGALIAVLVYEFIQTSDFASPSTTGVFKEFFLTVASGMFVGGMAAFFLRWLLQKNRIPSYLRNVMALGMVIFAFTFAEFLAHEAGLMSTTFMGIILANVKVQELKKILSFKEDVSIILISVLFILLSSRIHVEQIEKLGLNALILFGIVILILRPLAVWLSTRNSGFNWREVVFMSWVGPKGIVAAAVASLFALQLTSGERADVNVAQAELILPLTFLMIVGTVILQGATAKPFARLLKVEREEPRGFLIAGANENSRFLAQFLQDQGVDVILADTSKTNQQEARRMGFEVFEGSILSDNVYEELDLNNIGILMAMTSSAEINGLALKYFDEEFGSNKTFRLCSKKEQELPEIEHPPCVLFGGRVDYLNLAQSVRQAKKMTIRDCNNMEDYEQICKEYHSQIIPMFRIHKENLEVIARDLPDFSKGDQLAFIPLHNARTSSKDA from the coding sequence ATGGAGGGAATGGCCGAATTAGCCAGCATTCTGATTCTTAGCGTATTTGCGCAATGGATGGCCTGGAAAATTAAAATTCCAGCCATTCTACCATTAATTGTAATTGGCCTGGCCCTGGGACCTGGTTCCACTTATTTCACTGCCAATGGTGAGAAAATTCTGGATGGCGATCATATTTTTTCTGGAGACCTCCTTTTTGCTTTCGTATCCATCTCGGTAGGAGTTATCCTTTTTGAAGGGGGCCTTACTTTAAAGCTGCGCGAAATTCGGCATCAGGCAGGAGTAGTTCGTAACCTCTTATTTTTTGGACCCATTATCACCTTAGTCGGTGGTGGCTTTGCTGCTCATTATTTAATGGGCATGGATTATACCCTTTCCTTTTTGTTTGGAGCCCTAATCATTGTGTCCGGTCCAACGGTAGTAACCCCCATTTTACGAAACGTAAGACCCAATATTCGCATTAATAATGTGCTAAAATGGGAAGGTATTTTAATTGATCCCCTTGGGGCCTTAATTGCGGTTTTGGTTTATGAGTTTATCCAAACCTCCGACTTTGCCAGCCCTAGTACTACCGGTGTTTTTAAAGAATTCTTTTTAACTGTAGCCTCCGGAATGTTTGTAGGGGGCATGGCCGCTTTTTTCCTGCGCTGGCTGCTTCAAAAAAATCGAATCCCCTCCTACCTCCGCAATGTGATGGCCTTGGGGATGGTAATCTTCGCCTTCACCTTTGCAGAGTTTCTGGCGCATGAGGCAGGCTTAATGTCGACCACCTTTATGGGTATTATTCTGGCCAATGTGAAAGTGCAGGAACTCAAGAAAATCCTCTCCTTTAAGGAAGACGTGAGTATCATTTTAATCTCGGTACTCTTCATCCTGCTTTCCAGCCGAATTCATGTTGAGCAAATTGAAAAACTCGGCCTTAATGCCTTAATCCTCTTTGGGATTGTAATTCTCATTTTACGTCCCTTGGCCGTATGGCTCAGCACCCGAAACTCTGGCTTCAATTGGCGCGAAGTGGTGTTTATGTCTTGGGTGGGCCCGAAGGGAATTGTGGCTGCAGCAGTGGCCTCTCTTTTTGCCCTGCAACTAACTTCTGGGGAAAGAGCGGATGTAAATGTGGCTCAGGCCGAATTGATTTTACCCCTTACCTTTTTAATGATTGTGGGAACGGTAATCCTGCAAGGCGCTACAGCTAAGCCCTTTGCCCGATTGCTAAAAGTAGAGCGTGAAGAGCCCCGCGGTTTTCTGATCGCCGGTGCTAATGAGAACTCCCGTTTCCTAGCTCAGTTCCTACAAGATCAAGGCGTGGATGTGATTTTAGCAGACACCTCTAAAACCAATCAACAAGAAGCTCGACGCATGGGCTTCGAGGTTTTTGAAGGCAGTATCCTCAGCGATAATGTATACGAAGAGCTCGACCTCAATAATATTGGGATACTCATGGCCATGACCTCCAGTGCGGAGATCAATGGATTGGCTTTGAAGTATTTTGATGAAGAATTCGGATCCAATAAAACCTTCAGACTCTGCAGCAAGAAGGAGCAGGAGCTGCCAGAGATTGAGCATCCCCCCTGTGTTTTATTTGGTGGGCGGGTCGACTATCTAAACCTGGCCCAATCGGTTAGGCAGGCGAAGAAAATGACCATTCGGGATTGCAACAATATGGAAGACTACGAGCAAATTTGCAAAGAGTACCATTCGCAGATCATCCCCATGTTCCGAATCCACAAGGAAAATTTGGAGGTTATCGCAAGAGACCTACCCGATTTTAGCAAAGGTGATCAATTGGCATTCATCCCGCTGCACAATGCCAGAACTTCATCCAAAGACGCTTAA
- a CDS encoding arsenate reductase/protein-tyrosine-phosphatase family protein, whose protein sequence is MSQILIVGQENAIRSQMLEGILKKILGHKSRIYSCGFEPSGVDPQAIRAMAEEQVVIAGHTSDALEEFHSFQFDHIFFFPIEKEEHIQSLFPQSKLIHLAIPEISGYGGLERLEQIRRLRSDLQEKAQELIAGYLS, encoded by the coding sequence GTGTCACAAATACTGATTGTCGGGCAAGAAAACGCCATTCGAAGTCAAATGCTGGAGGGAATATTAAAAAAGATACTGGGCCACAAATCCCGAATTTACAGTTGTGGTTTTGAGCCCAGTGGTGTGGACCCACAAGCGATACGCGCTATGGCCGAAGAGCAGGTCGTTATTGCTGGCCATACTTCCGATGCCCTCGAAGAATTCCACAGTTTTCAGTTTGATCACATTTTCTTCTTCCCCATAGAAAAGGAAGAACATATCCAATCACTTTTCCCTCAAAGCAAGCTTATACACTTAGCCATCCCCGAAATTTCAGGCTATGGTGGCCTCGAACGTTTAGAGCAGATTAGACGTTTACGAAGTGATTTGCAAGAAAAGGCGCAGGAGCTTATTGCCGGCTACCTTTCCTGA
- a CDS encoding cob(I)yrinic acid a,c-diamide adenosyltransferase: protein MKIYTKTGDKGQTSLVSGERVAKNHARIEAYGTVDELNSCIAVMKDSAKFRDFNADIEIIQSTLFSIGSHLSATEKNKYPLPEIKEELIKKMEEDMDTMNLELEQLRSFIIPGGDLSASYAHVARTICRRAERRVIDLELQEIAVHPVIVPFLNRLSDYLFTLARYFTLKHNGVETKWKP, encoded by the coding sequence ATGAAGATATATACAAAAACTGGCGATAAAGGGCAAACCTCCTTAGTATCAGGGGAGAGGGTTGCTAAAAATCATGCAAGAATTGAAGCCTACGGCACCGTAGATGAGCTGAACTCCTGCATTGCGGTAATGAAGGACAGTGCAAAATTCCGTGATTTTAATGCGGATATTGAAATAATTCAGAGCACCCTATTTTCGATTGGCTCGCATTTATCGGCTACCGAAAAGAACAAATACCCTCTTCCGGAGATTAAAGAAGAGCTCATTAAAAAGATGGAAGAGGATATGGATACCATGAATTTGGAGCTGGAGCAATTGCGAAGTTTCATTATTCCGGGTGGTGATTTAAGTGCTTCTTATGCCCATGTAGCACGCACTATTTGCCGCAGAGCCGAAAGACGAGTAATTGATTTGGAGCTCCAAGAAATAGCCGTTCATCCAGTAATAGTCCCTTTCTTAAACCGACTGAGTGACTACCTTTTTACGCTGGCGCGCTATTTCACGCTTAAGCATAATGGGGTGGAAACCAAATGGAAACCTTGA
- a CDS encoding DUF2795 domain-containing protein: MYWTLELASYLSDAPWPATKDELIDYSIRTGAPLEVVENLQAMEEEEEEVYESIEDIWPDYPSEEDFLWNEDEY, translated from the coding sequence ATGTACTGGACCTTAGAACTTGCAAGCTATTTGAGCGACGCTCCCTGGCCTGCTACTAAAGATGAACTGATTGACTATTCGATCAGAACCGGTGCGCCATTGGAAGTGGTAGAAAACCTTCAGGCGATGGAAGAAGAGGAGGAAGAAGTTTATGAATCCATCGAAGACATTTGGCCTGACTACCCCTCGGAAGAGGATTTCCTGTGGAATGAAGATGAATACTAA